A window of Dromiciops gliroides isolate mDroGli1 chromosome X, mDroGli1.pri, whole genome shotgun sequence contains these coding sequences:
- the MTCP1 gene encoding protein p13 MTCP-1 yields the protein MAEGDIVGAPPDHLWVHQEGVYRDEYQRTWIAFVEEETSFIRARVQQVQVPLSDAVRPSHLPPSQLPLMWQLYPEEHYLDNNSRIWEIEHHLMVRGVEELLLKLLPDD from the exons ATGGCAGAAGGGGACATTGTGGGAGCCCCACCTGATCACCTCTGGGTACACCAGGAAGGTGTCTACCGGGATGAATACCAGCGAACATGGATTGCATTTGTGGAAGAG GAGACCAGTTTCATTAGGGCTCGAGTGCAGCAGGTACAGGTACCCCTAAGTGATGCAGTCAGGCCCAGTCATCTCCCTCCCTCACAGCTACCACTAATGTGGCAGCTGTACCCCGAAGAGCACTACCTGGATAACAACTCTAGGATATGGGAGATAGAGCACCACTTAATG GTCAGGGGAGTTGAGGAGCTGTTGCTTAAGCTCTTGCCTGACGATTAA